From a single Paenibacillus sp. FSL R5-0345 genomic region:
- a CDS encoding HAMP domain-containing sensor histidine kinase, which yields MRGLGRIRKQRNSSLLSGYLLIIVSALLFIPVVLPLSFVLYNMVNEVTKGAPPVDTSLYSSVAALETMWHKEALQLEDASSEGINERLYELSRKYTEATMFWVDGQGMTQLILTPDEGNPDHGSGVPEQWTAAEAIFFMKESTKRDPLAIVAFMGDRVDAGKGFMVMQIPNKLLNKGAYGGVGAWALYYFVLFVLFGGFALVSLLFFRKIRKRLLQLQTAMTITGPDRMPRPIATGKLDEIGRLEEAFNTMVVKLDESRRRELEEEELRKRLVSNLSHDLRTPLTVIRSHIHVMTKESLTPKGQQSLQLMDERIADLSVLIENLLSYNLLSSGRITLKPERKDVLRLLRESAAAWYPVWEKEGFEIDIDLEAEPLIWMVDEVWFRRILDNLFQNIVRHANSGLYVGISTESRNGQRVILITDHGRGIQSPSDYKGAGLGLSIVDLLMKHMELEWDMESTGDGTSIVIFNPRDEI from the coding sequence ATGAGGGGGTTAGGGCGCATTCGCAAGCAGCGTAACTCCTCTTTGCTATCGGGATATTTGCTTATTATTGTTTCTGCACTGCTTTTTATCCCTGTGGTCCTGCCGTTATCTTTTGTTCTCTACAATATGGTTAATGAAGTGACTAAAGGGGCTCCACCTGTAGACACCTCTCTGTATTCGAGTGTTGCAGCGCTGGAGACCATGTGGCATAAAGAGGCGCTTCAATTGGAAGATGCTTCTTCAGAAGGCATAAATGAGCGGCTATATGAACTGAGCCGGAAATACACTGAGGCTACTATGTTTTGGGTAGATGGGCAGGGAATGACCCAGTTGATTCTCACACCTGATGAAGGCAATCCGGACCATGGCAGCGGAGTTCCGGAGCAGTGGACGGCGGCTGAGGCTATTTTTTTTATGAAAGAAAGTACAAAGCGTGATCCTTTAGCCATCGTCGCCTTTATGGGAGACCGAGTGGATGCGGGTAAAGGCTTTATGGTAATGCAAATTCCAAACAAGCTGCTCAACAAAGGGGCTTATGGGGGAGTCGGGGCTTGGGCTTTGTATTACTTTGTGCTCTTTGTACTTTTTGGAGGGTTCGCACTGGTTTCTTTGCTGTTCTTTAGAAAAATACGCAAACGGCTGCTACAGCTACAAACGGCGATGACCATTACGGGTCCAGATAGAATGCCTAGACCTATAGCGACAGGCAAACTGGACGAGATTGGCCGATTGGAGGAAGCCTTTAATACGATGGTCGTAAAGCTTGACGAAAGTCGACGCAGGGAATTAGAAGAAGAGGAGCTGCGAAAGCGTTTAGTATCCAACCTATCTCATGATTTGCGTACGCCGCTTACAGTCATCCGCAGCCACATTCATGTAATGACTAAGGAGAGCTTAACTCCAAAAGGTCAACAGTCCCTACAGCTTATGGATGAGCGTATTGCGGATCTTAGCGTCTTGATCGAGAATCTTTTATCCTACAATTTACTGAGCAGCGGAAGGATTACCTTAAAGCCGGAACGTAAAGATGTCCTGCGTTTGTTGCGGGAAAGTGCCGCTGCTTGGTACCCCGTATGGGAAAAAGAGGGCTTCGAGATCGATATTGATCTCGAAGCTGAACCACTAATCTGGATGGTGGATGAGGTGTGGTTCCGCCGTATTCTTGATAATCTGTTTCAGAATATTGTACGTCATGCCAACAGCGGTCTTTATGTAGGGATTTCTACGGAGTCCCGTAATGGGCAACGCGTTATTTTGATAACGGATCACGGCAGAGGTATCCAGAGTCCATCCGATTACAAAGGGGCAGGATTAGGGCTGTCCATCGTGGATCTGTTAATGAAGCATATGGAGTTAGAGTGGGATATGGAGAGTACAGGAGATGGCACCTCTATTGTAATCTTCAATCCACGGGATGAAATTTAA
- a CDS encoding response regulator transcription factor: MTVTLLYIEDDHEIGSVVSADLSDRGYSVRWLRSGEGATEEAAPCHLAILDVMLPGLDGFTVGQRLKRVYPKLPILMLSARTSIDDKLQGLEFADDYLTKPFHPDELAARIEVLLRRNGAAVQDSLALKHLVVYEGDNRVINAQTQEEIMLTGKQFQIFSYLLRHLGQIMTKEQIYETVWGESYIEGDKTLMVHIRYLREKLELDPGNPEIIETVRGIGYRVRA, from the coding sequence ATGACCGTTACTCTGTTATATATTGAAGATGATCATGAAATCGGCAGCGTCGTGTCTGCGGATTTAAGTGATCGTGGCTATAGTGTACGTTGGCTGCGGAGCGGGGAGGGAGCGACGGAGGAAGCAGCGCCTTGTCATTTGGCTATTCTGGACGTTATGCTTCCGGGTTTGGATGGATTTACTGTCGGCCAACGCTTGAAGCGGGTGTACCCAAAGCTGCCGATTCTGATGCTCTCAGCCCGAACCTCGATTGATGACAAGCTGCAGGGCCTTGAGTTCGCGGACGATTATTTGACCAAGCCTTTTCATCCGGATGAATTGGCAGCCCGTATTGAGGTGCTGCTTAGACGGAATGGAGCAGCAGTGCAGGATTCACTCGCGCTTAAGCACTTAGTCGTCTATGAAGGGGATAACCGAGTGATAAATGCTCAGACACAGGAAGAAATCATGCTTACGGGTAAGCAGTTTCAGATTTTTTCTTATTTGCTGCGTCATCTTGGTCAGATTATGACGAAGGAGCAGATCTATGAAACGGTCTGGGGGGAGAGCTATATCGAAGGGGATAAAACGCTAATGGTACATATTCGGTATTTGCGCGAAAAGCTAGAACTTGATCCGGGCAATCCCGAAATTATAGAAACTGTCCGGGGGATCGGATATCGGGTAAGAGCATGA
- a CDS encoding pyridoxamine 5'-phosphate oxidase family protein: MDNKQLEQLIIRALDDNKFGSFGTIEEGNKPKVRYMAIFHEGLKIYLATNRKTHKVEELSNNPNAFLLLGYESGGSKDVLEIEATVAVSKDEGLRTKVWNKELEPWFTGPDDPNYVILELTPTRIEYVGSNKEHGVWTP, translated from the coding sequence ATGGATAACAAACAACTGGAACAACTCATTATTAGAGCATTGGATGACAACAAGTTCGGTTCCTTTGGTACGATCGAAGAAGGAAATAAGCCGAAAGTACGTTACATGGCCATTTTCCATGAGGGTTTGAAGATTTATTTAGCTACGAATCGCAAAACTCATAAGGTGGAGGAATTATCGAATAATCCGAATGCTTTTTTGCTGCTTGGATATGAGTCAGGCGGAAGCAAAGATGTGCTGGAGATTGAAGCCACCGTTGCCGTTTCTAAGGATGAAGGGCTGCGCACAAAGGTGTGGAACAAAGAGCTGGAGCCATGGTTTACTGGGCCTGATGACCCTAATTATGTGATTCTTGAACTTACTCCAACGCGTATTGAGTATGTTGGCAGTAATAAAGAGCACGGCGTGTGGACTCCCTAA
- a CDS encoding ABC transporter ATP-binding protein: MKETVIETKDLLKKYRGRAAVENLNLNIRKGEIYGFLGPNGAGKTTTIRMLLGLITPTSGGIEVFGQDLRKHKLQILRKVGSLVESPSYYGHLSAVDNLEAIRRILGAPKSRIAEVLDIVSLTGEEKRPVKGFSLGMKQRLGIAAALLGEPELLILDEPTNGLDPSGIQEIRGLIKRLPQEQGITVVVSSHLLSEIEQMADTVGIIRQGQMVYQDSITNLQRQAGGEMRLAVSDPEAALRLAEERGYAGLLQDQKLVFSRMIDARVALLVKALVENGHAIYRVEERRQSLEDFFLQVVGGEES; the protein is encoded by the coding sequence ATGAAAGAAACAGTGATTGAAACGAAGGATTTATTAAAAAAATACCGTGGCCGGGCTGCGGTGGAAAATTTAAATTTGAACATCCGCAAGGGAGAAATCTATGGCTTTCTTGGCCCAAACGGGGCAGGGAAAACAACAACAATTCGTATGCTGCTTGGACTGATCACTCCAACATCAGGAGGGATTGAAGTATTCGGCCAGGATCTTCGCAAGCATAAACTGCAAATTTTGCGGAAGGTAGGGTCGCTTGTAGAGTCTCCATCCTATTACGGGCACTTAAGCGCTGTGGATAATCTTGAAGCCATCCGGCGTATTCTTGGTGCTCCGAAGTCACGGATTGCTGAGGTGCTTGATATTGTTTCCTTAACAGGGGAAGAGAAGCGCCCGGTTAAAGGCTTCTCCCTCGGGATGAAGCAGAGACTAGGTATCGCTGCTGCCTTGCTCGGGGAACCGGAGCTGCTTATTCTGGATGAGCCGACGAATGGACTTGACCCGTCTGGGATTCAGGAAATTCGCGGACTGATTAAACGATTGCCGCAGGAGCAAGGGATTACTGTCGTAGTATCCAGTCACTTGCTTAGTGAAATTGAGCAAATGGCGGATACCGTAGGGATCATTCGTCAAGGGCAAATGGTGTACCAAGATAGTATAACGAATCTGCAGCGGCAAGCCGGGGGAGAAATGCGTTTAGCAGTCTCGGACCCGGAGGCCGCGCTTCGTCTTGCTGAAGAACGGGGGTACGCAGGGCTACTTCAAGACCAAAAGCTAGTCTTCTCCCGGATGATCGATGCAAGAGTTGCCTTGCTAGTCAAAGCCTTGGTAGAGAATGGGCATGCTATTTATCGTGTAGAGGAGCGGAGACAATCACTTGAGGACTTCTTCCTGCAGGTTGTAGGAGGAGAGGAATCATGA
- a CDS encoding MFS transporter yields MKKLIWIGCLSYFVIGLAHVVLGSILPVLLQHYDQNYSAGGQLIFSQFAGFLAGVLVSPLLNRRFGKRGGIIIATALLLTAEIAYAFLPPWEWMYVIAVAAGFGFGMIEAVIGTIIIGAVIEGTAIAMSRLEVLFGIGALVMPLIASPLIATGAWRLAFLIVAGFSFISLILWGRGHFGNLQRILDERAPRKVSVSAHSSQSSTQLPYKGKQWILLGIFILFFFLYVGTEMSLVNFMPAIFIAKLGMTESAAALTVTFFWLAMSTGRLFAGVIAERISYRVYILSSCLLTLLLLALFPFTDNRLAAFIVIMLLGLFMSGIFSIALVFSSKMLPGAEESTPSIMIAAGGVGGALLPLFMGWSMDHLKVAQTAGLLAGFAAFLFLLSIATWRFQSRQAVQRKSSSI; encoded by the coding sequence GTGAAAAAACTGATCTGGATTGGCTGTCTTTCCTACTTTGTCATTGGCCTTGCTCATGTAGTGCTGGGATCTATTCTTCCCGTTCTGCTACAGCATTATGACCAAAATTATAGTGCCGGCGGGCAATTAATTTTTAGTCAATTCGCTGGTTTTTTGGCTGGTGTGCTTGTCTCTCCCCTACTCAATCGCCGTTTTGGGAAACGAGGAGGCATCATTATCGCCACCGCTCTTCTCCTGACTGCTGAGATTGCGTATGCTTTTCTACCCCCTTGGGAGTGGATGTATGTCATCGCTGTTGCAGCAGGCTTTGGTTTCGGCATGATCGAAGCCGTGATCGGCACCATCATCATCGGAGCTGTGATTGAAGGAACCGCGATCGCGATGAGCCGATTAGAAGTCCTATTTGGGATAGGCGCACTCGTGATGCCTCTTATCGCCAGTCCGCTCATTGCTACAGGAGCATGGAGATTGGCATTTCTAATTGTCGCTGGCTTCTCATTCATTTCCCTCATTCTCTGGGGAAGAGGCCATTTTGGGAATCTACAGCGCATACTGGACGAGCGAGCACCTCGCAAAGTCTCAGTGTCCGCACATTCCTCGCAGTCCAGCACACAGCTTCCGTATAAAGGGAAACAATGGATTCTGCTGGGCATCTTCATCCTTTTCTTCTTTCTCTATGTAGGTACGGAGATGAGTCTGGTCAACTTTATGCCCGCCATCTTTATCGCCAAGCTAGGGATGACAGAATCTGCTGCGGCGCTGACAGTCACTTTCTTTTGGCTAGCTATGTCTACGGGAAGATTGTTTGCTGGAGTGATTGCAGAGAGAATTTCTTACCGTGTATACATTTTAAGTAGCTGTTTACTGACCTTGTTACTGCTGGCTCTTTTTCCGTTCACAGATAATCGATTAGCTGCATTCATCGTGATTATGCTACTTGGGCTATTTATGTCCGGTATTTTCTCCATAGCTCTAGTCTTCTCCAGCAAGATGCTACCAGGAGCCGAAGAATCAACACCCAGCATAATGATCGCTGCTGGAGGTGTCGGTGGAGCTCTGCTGCCCCTATTTATGGGCTGGTCTATGGACCATCTAAAAGTGGCACAAACTGCTGGGTTACTTGCCGGTTTTGCCGCCTTCTTGTTCTTGCTGAGCATTGCCACATGGAGATTCCAATCCAGACAAGCAGTGCAAAGAAAGAGTTCCAGTATTTAG
- a CDS encoding ABC transporter permease, giving the protein MMWRALSADWLKIRGKGLWFLVFLGPLGLVAMQGLNFGLRYDYLREQYSADLWGGLLNNVAAFVPIALFLGGTLVCSLIANVEHQMSSWKQLLALPISRTSVFMAKLVLCLVLVAVSCLLLSVGTVGLGLVLGFKVELIPYLDVLRIGFMSYIAALPVIALQLWLSLANRNQTLPVALGITLSLVSIFSMLLSEWVPLTWPYMAWDSSHRLLFSGAGLLLGLLILLPGALHFARKDVD; this is encoded by the coding sequence ATGATGTGGCGGGCACTGTCGGCGGATTGGCTCAAAATCCGTGGCAAGGGACTCTGGTTTCTAGTGTTTCTTGGACCGCTTGGACTTGTAGCCATGCAAGGCTTGAACTTCGGCCTTCGTTATGATTATCTTCGCGAGCAGTATAGCGCGGATTTATGGGGTGGACTTCTGAACAATGTGGCTGCATTTGTGCCCATTGCTCTTTTTCTCGGAGGGACCTTAGTATGCTCGTTGATTGCAAATGTAGAACATCAGATGAGCTCGTGGAAGCAGCTCTTGGCGCTACCTATCTCACGTACTTCAGTATTTATGGCTAAGCTGGTGTTATGTTTGGTGCTAGTGGCGGTTTCTTGTTTGCTGCTTTCGGTGGGTACAGTTGGTTTAGGGCTTGTTTTGGGCTTCAAGGTAGAACTGATTCCTTATTTGGATGTGTTACGAATTGGTTTTATGTCCTATATCGCGGCGTTGCCGGTAATTGCCTTGCAGCTGTGGCTTTCTCTGGCTAACCGAAATCAGACATTGCCGGTCGCTCTGGGGATTACCTTATCTCTGGTATCTATCTTTTCTATGTTACTTTCAGAATGGGTTCCCTTAACATGGCCCTATATGGCTTGGGACTCTTCTCATCGTCTCTTATTTAGCGGCGCAGGGTTGCTGCTGGGGCTGCTGATTCTTTTGCCGGGTGCACTGCACTTCGCACGAAAGGATGTGGATTAA
- a CDS encoding ABC transporter permease, whose product MNSFWRVLSSERLKMSKSYVWLLVIGSPILALLPGALADNEGEKMSWELLLNVMSMMHALLFLPVLSGIFAALICRYEHHDGGWKMLLSLPVTRLSVYLSKYVMIIGLLAAVQLTFLVMVLGMGLFRDIPGSIPWSLLLSSVFGGFVACLPLAALQLAISQGWSSFGAPLALNVSLTIPNMLIANSSTYGPYYPWVQPMLAMMPYGDDTFGAFNLPFETLMMVVGGSFIVFFMAGLISFYRKAV is encoded by the coding sequence ATGAATTCATTTTGGAGAGTATTATCCTCAGAACGATTAAAAATGTCTAAATCATATGTCTGGCTTTTAGTTATAGGCAGTCCGATTTTAGCATTACTTCCCGGGGCATTGGCAGATAACGAAGGGGAGAAGATGAGTTGGGAACTGCTGTTAAATGTGATGTCCATGATGCATGCCTTGCTGTTTCTACCTGTACTCTCGGGTATTTTCGCCGCGCTGATCTGTCGTTATGAACATCATGACGGGGGCTGGAAGATGTTGCTGTCTCTGCCTGTGACTCGGTTATCAGTATACCTTTCAAAATATGTGATGATTATCGGATTGCTGGCTGCGGTCCAACTAACGTTCCTGGTGATGGTGCTGGGAATGGGTTTATTCCGAGATATTCCGGGTTCAATCCCTTGGTCGCTGCTACTTAGCTCGGTATTTGGCGGCTTTGTTGCCTGTCTGCCACTCGCTGCACTGCAGCTGGCTATCTCTCAAGGCTGGAGCAGTTTCGGCGCACCGCTGGCGCTTAATGTGAGTCTGACCATTCCTAATATGCTGATCGCCAATTCTTCAACCTATGGTCCTTATTATCCCTGGGTACAACCGATGTTGGCTATGATGCCGTATGGTGATGACACGTTTGGGGCTTTTAATTTACCGTTCGAAACGCTGATGATGGTAGTGGGCGGAAGCTTCATTGTCTTTTTTATGGCAGGACTGATCTCCTTTTATCGTAAAGCGGTCTGA